The following proteins come from a genomic window of Larimichthys crocea isolate SSNF chromosome III, L_crocea_2.0, whole genome shotgun sequence:
- the elavl2 gene encoding ELAV-like protein 2 isoform X1, with amino-acid sequence MAVRLCDVASLLRSGSWAPEPWTGQVIAAMETQLSNGPTCNNTSNGPSTISNNCSSPVESGSIEDSKTNLIVNYLPQNMTQEELKSLFGSIGEIESCKLVRDKITGQSLGYGFVNYVDPKDAEKAINTLNGLRLQTKTIKVSYARPSSASIRDANLYVSGLPKTMTQKELEQLFSQYGRIITSRILVDQVTGVSRGVGFIRFDRRVEAEEAIKGLNCQKPPGATEPITVKFANNPSQKTSQALLSQLYQSPNRRYPGPLAQQAQRFRLDNLLNMAYGVKSRFSPMAIDGVTSLAGINIPGHAGTGWCIFVYNLAPDADESILWQMFGPFGAVTNVKVIRDFNTNKCKGFGFVTMTNYDEAAVAIASLNGYRLGDRVLQVSFKTNKTHKA; translated from the exons ATGGCAGTCAGACTGTGCGATGTGGCTTCTCTGCTTAGAAGTGGTTCGTGGGCGCCTGAGCCTTGGACTGGG caGGTAATTGCtgccatggaaacacagctgTCCAATGGGCCAACTTGCAACAACACAAGCAACGGTCCTTCAACAATCTCAAACAACTGCTCCTCACCTGTAGAGTCAGGGAGCATAGAGGACAGTAAAACTAACTTGATAGTCAACTATCTGCCTCAGAACATGACCCAAGAGGAGCTGAAGAGTTTGTTCGGAAGCATCGGCGAAATTGAGTCCTGTAAACTAGTTCGAGACAAAATAACAG GGCAGAGCCTAGGCTATGGCTTTGTGAATTATGTGGACCCGAAGGACGCAGAAAAAGCCATCAATACCTTAAATGGCTTGAGACTTCAGACCAAAACCATCAAG GTTTCCTATGCGCGTCCAAGCTCCGCCTCCATCAGAGATGCAAATTTATACGTCAGTGGCTTGCCAAAAACCATGACTCAGAAGGAACTAGAGCAGCTCTTCTCTCAGTATGGACGCATCATTACCTCACGCATTCTGGTGGACCAGGTGACTG GCGTTTCCAGAGGAGTCGGCTTCATTCGTTTTGATCGGCGAGTTGAGGCCGAGGAGGCCATCAAGGGTCTTAACTGTCAGAAGCCGCCTGGTGCCACTGAACCCATTACAGTCAAGTTTGCGAACAACCCGAGCCAGAAGACCAGCCAGGCCCTGCTGTCCCAGCTGTATCAGTCACCCAATCGAAGGTACCCAGGACCCCTCGCACAGCAGGCACAACGCTTCAG GTTGGACAATCTGCTGAACATGGCCTATGGAGTCAAAAG CCGGTTCTCCCCCATGGCCATTGACGGGGTGACCAGCTTGGCTGGCATCAACATCCCAGGGCACGCAGGCACTGGCTGGTGTATCTTCGTCTACAACCTGGCTCCAGACGCAGACGAAAGCATCCTTTGGCAGATGTTTGGGCCGTTTGGGGCCGTCACAAACGTCAAGGTTATTCGCGACTTCAACACAAACAAGTGCAAAGGATTTGGTTTCGTCACCATGACTAACTATGACGAAGCAGCTGTGGCCATCGCCAGCTTGAATGGATACCGCCTCGGGGACAGAGTGCTGCAAGTCTCGttcaaaaccaacaaaacacacaaagcctaA
- the elavl2 gene encoding ELAV-like protein 2 isoform X3 — protein MAVRLCDVASLLRSGSWAPEPWTGQVIAAMETQLSNGPTCNNTSNGPSTISNNCSSPVESGSIEDSKTNLIVNYLPQNMTQEELKSLFGSIGEIESCKLVRDKITGQSLGYGFVNYVDPKDAEKAINTLNGLRLQTKTIKVSYARPSSASIRDANLYVSGLPKTMTQKELEQLFSQYGRIITSRILVDQVTGVSRGVGFIRFDRRVEAEEAIKGLNCQKPPGATEPITVKFANNPSQKTSQALLSQLYQSPNRRLDNLLNMAYGVKSRFSPMAIDGVTSLAGINIPGHAGTGWCIFVYNLAPDADESILWQMFGPFGAVTNVKVIRDFNTNKCKGFGFVTMTNYDEAAVAIASLNGYRLGDRVLQVSFKTNKTHKA, from the exons ATGGCAGTCAGACTGTGCGATGTGGCTTCTCTGCTTAGAAGTGGTTCGTGGGCGCCTGAGCCTTGGACTGGG caGGTAATTGCtgccatggaaacacagctgTCCAATGGGCCAACTTGCAACAACACAAGCAACGGTCCTTCAACAATCTCAAACAACTGCTCCTCACCTGTAGAGTCAGGGAGCATAGAGGACAGTAAAACTAACTTGATAGTCAACTATCTGCCTCAGAACATGACCCAAGAGGAGCTGAAGAGTTTGTTCGGAAGCATCGGCGAAATTGAGTCCTGTAAACTAGTTCGAGACAAAATAACAG GGCAGAGCCTAGGCTATGGCTTTGTGAATTATGTGGACCCGAAGGACGCAGAAAAAGCCATCAATACCTTAAATGGCTTGAGACTTCAGACCAAAACCATCAAG GTTTCCTATGCGCGTCCAAGCTCCGCCTCCATCAGAGATGCAAATTTATACGTCAGTGGCTTGCCAAAAACCATGACTCAGAAGGAACTAGAGCAGCTCTTCTCTCAGTATGGACGCATCATTACCTCACGCATTCTGGTGGACCAGGTGACTG GCGTTTCCAGAGGAGTCGGCTTCATTCGTTTTGATCGGCGAGTTGAGGCCGAGGAGGCCATCAAGGGTCTTAACTGTCAGAAGCCGCCTGGTGCCACTGAACCCATTACAGTCAAGTTTGCGAACAACCCGAGCCAGAAGACCAGCCAGGCCCTGCTGTCCCAGCTGTATCAGTCACCCAATCGAAG GTTGGACAATCTGCTGAACATGGCCTATGGAGTCAAAAG CCGGTTCTCCCCCATGGCCATTGACGGGGTGACCAGCTTGGCTGGCATCAACATCCCAGGGCACGCAGGCACTGGCTGGTGTATCTTCGTCTACAACCTGGCTCCAGACGCAGACGAAAGCATCCTTTGGCAGATGTTTGGGCCGTTTGGGGCCGTCACAAACGTCAAGGTTATTCGCGACTTCAACACAAACAAGTGCAAAGGATTTGGTTTCGTCACCATGACTAACTATGACGAAGCAGCTGTGGCCATCGCCAGCTTGAATGGATACCGCCTCGGGGACAGAGTGCTGCAAGTCTCGttcaaaaccaacaaaacacacaaagcctaA
- the elavl2 gene encoding ELAV-like protein 2 isoform X2 yields the protein MAVRLCDVASLLRSGSWAPEPWTGVIAAMETQLSNGPTCNNTSNGPSTISNNCSSPVESGSIEDSKTNLIVNYLPQNMTQEELKSLFGSIGEIESCKLVRDKITGQSLGYGFVNYVDPKDAEKAINTLNGLRLQTKTIKVSYARPSSASIRDANLYVSGLPKTMTQKELEQLFSQYGRIITSRILVDQVTGVSRGVGFIRFDRRVEAEEAIKGLNCQKPPGATEPITVKFANNPSQKTSQALLSQLYQSPNRRYPGPLAQQAQRFRLDNLLNMAYGVKSRFSPMAIDGVTSLAGINIPGHAGTGWCIFVYNLAPDADESILWQMFGPFGAVTNVKVIRDFNTNKCKGFGFVTMTNYDEAAVAIASLNGYRLGDRVLQVSFKTNKTHKA from the exons ATGGCAGTCAGACTGTGCGATGTGGCTTCTCTGCTTAGAAGTGGTTCGTGGGCGCCTGAGCCTTGGACTGGG GTAATTGCtgccatggaaacacagctgTCCAATGGGCCAACTTGCAACAACACAAGCAACGGTCCTTCAACAATCTCAAACAACTGCTCCTCACCTGTAGAGTCAGGGAGCATAGAGGACAGTAAAACTAACTTGATAGTCAACTATCTGCCTCAGAACATGACCCAAGAGGAGCTGAAGAGTTTGTTCGGAAGCATCGGCGAAATTGAGTCCTGTAAACTAGTTCGAGACAAAATAACAG GGCAGAGCCTAGGCTATGGCTTTGTGAATTATGTGGACCCGAAGGACGCAGAAAAAGCCATCAATACCTTAAATGGCTTGAGACTTCAGACCAAAACCATCAAG GTTTCCTATGCGCGTCCAAGCTCCGCCTCCATCAGAGATGCAAATTTATACGTCAGTGGCTTGCCAAAAACCATGACTCAGAAGGAACTAGAGCAGCTCTTCTCTCAGTATGGACGCATCATTACCTCACGCATTCTGGTGGACCAGGTGACTG GCGTTTCCAGAGGAGTCGGCTTCATTCGTTTTGATCGGCGAGTTGAGGCCGAGGAGGCCATCAAGGGTCTTAACTGTCAGAAGCCGCCTGGTGCCACTGAACCCATTACAGTCAAGTTTGCGAACAACCCGAGCCAGAAGACCAGCCAGGCCCTGCTGTCCCAGCTGTATCAGTCACCCAATCGAAGGTACCCAGGACCCCTCGCACAGCAGGCACAACGCTTCAG GTTGGACAATCTGCTGAACATGGCCTATGGAGTCAAAAG CCGGTTCTCCCCCATGGCCATTGACGGGGTGACCAGCTTGGCTGGCATCAACATCCCAGGGCACGCAGGCACTGGCTGGTGTATCTTCGTCTACAACCTGGCTCCAGACGCAGACGAAAGCATCCTTTGGCAGATGTTTGGGCCGTTTGGGGCCGTCACAAACGTCAAGGTTATTCGCGACTTCAACACAAACAAGTGCAAAGGATTTGGTTTCGTCACCATGACTAACTATGACGAAGCAGCTGTGGCCATCGCCAGCTTGAATGGATACCGCCTCGGGGACAGAGTGCTGCAAGTCTCGttcaaaaccaacaaaacacacaaagcctaA
- the elavl2 gene encoding ELAV-like protein 2 isoform X4: METQLSNGPTCNNTSNGPSTISNNCSSPVESGSIEDSKTNLIVNYLPQNMTQEELKSLFGSIGEIESCKLVRDKITGQSLGYGFVNYVDPKDAEKAINTLNGLRLQTKTIKVSYARPSSASIRDANLYVSGLPKTMTQKELEQLFSQYGRIITSRILVDQVTGVSRGVGFIRFDRRVEAEEAIKGLNCQKPPGATEPITVKFANNPSQKTSQALLSQLYQSPNRRYPGPLAQQAQRFRLDNLLNMAYGVKSRFSPMAIDGVTSLAGINIPGHAGTGWCIFVYNLAPDADESILWQMFGPFGAVTNVKVIRDFNTNKCKGFGFVTMTNYDEAAVAIASLNGYRLGDRVLQVSFKTNKTHKA; this comes from the exons atggaaacacagctgTCCAATGGGCCAACTTGCAACAACACAAGCAACGGTCCTTCAACAATCTCAAACAACTGCTCCTCACCTGTAGAGTCAGGGAGCATAGAGGACAGTAAAACTAACTTGATAGTCAACTATCTGCCTCAGAACATGACCCAAGAGGAGCTGAAGAGTTTGTTCGGAAGCATCGGCGAAATTGAGTCCTGTAAACTAGTTCGAGACAAAATAACAG GGCAGAGCCTAGGCTATGGCTTTGTGAATTATGTGGACCCGAAGGACGCAGAAAAAGCCATCAATACCTTAAATGGCTTGAGACTTCAGACCAAAACCATCAAG GTTTCCTATGCGCGTCCAAGCTCCGCCTCCATCAGAGATGCAAATTTATACGTCAGTGGCTTGCCAAAAACCATGACTCAGAAGGAACTAGAGCAGCTCTTCTCTCAGTATGGACGCATCATTACCTCACGCATTCTGGTGGACCAGGTGACTG GCGTTTCCAGAGGAGTCGGCTTCATTCGTTTTGATCGGCGAGTTGAGGCCGAGGAGGCCATCAAGGGTCTTAACTGTCAGAAGCCGCCTGGTGCCACTGAACCCATTACAGTCAAGTTTGCGAACAACCCGAGCCAGAAGACCAGCCAGGCCCTGCTGTCCCAGCTGTATCAGTCACCCAATCGAAGGTACCCAGGACCCCTCGCACAGCAGGCACAACGCTTCAG GTTGGACAATCTGCTGAACATGGCCTATGGAGTCAAAAG CCGGTTCTCCCCCATGGCCATTGACGGGGTGACCAGCTTGGCTGGCATCAACATCCCAGGGCACGCAGGCACTGGCTGGTGTATCTTCGTCTACAACCTGGCTCCAGACGCAGACGAAAGCATCCTTTGGCAGATGTTTGGGCCGTTTGGGGCCGTCACAAACGTCAAGGTTATTCGCGACTTCAACACAAACAAGTGCAAAGGATTTGGTTTCGTCACCATGACTAACTATGACGAAGCAGCTGTGGCCATCGCCAGCTTGAATGGATACCGCCTCGGGGACAGAGTGCTGCAAGTCTCGttcaaaaccaacaaaacacacaaagcctaA